A genomic stretch from Aedes albopictus strain Foshan chromosome 2, AalbF5, whole genome shotgun sequence includes:
- the LOC109409692 gene encoding juvenile hormone esterase-like, producing the protein MVILRFFLLIGSCVIVSVLSELSAPRVCIDDGCLKGKFFTSQKGNEYEAFLGVPYAKPPVGDLRFMNPQPVEPWTGDYDASFERSKCVQKNDLWINQKVEGDEDCLYINLYKPKQAKRDKLAVMVYIHGGGYFAGSASKGEFGPDRFMDTEEVILVVLQYRLGVFGFLSTGDQAATGNFGLKDQNAVLRWVKKNIDRFGGNPELVTLFGQSAGGASVQMQMMSPLSKGLIARAWSLSGSALGFWTKPNENPLKFAREQAVAVGIDSVEEMSSEELVEALRQVDAEVLGQSIDKLKFWHVFPLTPYRPVVEQYVDNETFISEDQRDLWARGEYLQVPWVTSFVPNEGAFASVALIVNQTLLDQLNANIESYLPRMLGCPENEKSAQLLKERFFSDGSEDSWITPANAHRIQDILSEAFITFPIAQGVQQHLALDNPSKAPIDVRYFNFSGRYSHSKYFAKNDGNFGVCHSDDLIYLFRAGELFPDFELDSDEYAMAEKLVEDYIHFGYDGLKSTGCQGSTCSILEYDNSKDSAKPYKLSNIEGFDENMIKFWTEFYTC; encoded by the exons ATGgtgattttaagattttttctccTTATAGGTAGCTGTGTTATAGTATCTGTTCTTTCGGAATTATCCGCACCAAGAGTCTGCATTGACGATGGTTGCCTTAAGGGGAAGTTCTTCACCAGTCAAAAAGGCAACGAGTACGAAGCGTTCCTGGGCGTACCATATGCCAAGCCTCCGGTAGGAGATCTGCGATTTATGAATCCACAACCGGTTGAACCGTGGACTGGAGATTACGATGCCTCGTTCGAGCGGAGCAAGTGTGTTCAGAAGAATGATCTTTGGATCAATCAGAAGGTCGAAGGAGACGAAGACTGCCTGTACATCAATCTGTACAAACCGAAACAAGCTAAGCGCGACAAGCTGGCAGTGATGGTGTACATCCACGGTGGCGGGTATTTTGCTGGATCGGCTTCGAAAGGAGAGTTTGGACCGGATAGGTTCATGGATACCGAGGAAGTCATCCTGGTGGTATTGCAGTATCGATTGGGAGTTTTCGGATTTTTGTCGACAGGGGATCAGGCAGCTACGGGTAACTTTGGACTGAAGGATCAAAACGCGGTGCTGAGATGGGTTAAGAAGAACATTGATCGATTTGGCGGTAATCCGGAGTTGGTGACGCTGTTCGGACAGAGCGCCGGAGGAGCCTCCGTGCAGATGCAAATGATGAGTCCGCTGAGTAAGGGCTTGATTGCTCGGGCTTGGAGCTTGAGCGGGAGTGCTTTAGGATTCTGGACGAAACCCAACGAAAATCCGTTGAAATTCGCGAGGGAACAAGCGGTGGCTGTTGGTATTGATTCTGTCGAAGAAATGAGTTCGGAAGAACTCGTAGAAGCTTTGCGACAAGTCGACGCTGAAGTTCTTGGACAAAGCATAGATAAGTTGAAG TTTTGGCACGTGTTTCCTTTAACGCCGTATCGCCCTGTGGTGGAGCAATATGTAGATAACGAAACATTTATCAGCGAGGATCAGCGAGATCTATGGGCACGAGGTGAATACCTGCAGGTACCTTGGGTTACATCGTTTGTTCCCAATGAAGGTGCCTTTGCATCGGTAGCTCTGATCGTCAATCAAACTCTACTGGATCAGCTGAACGCGAATATAGAATCATATCTTCCTCGTATGCTTGGATGTCCGGAGAATGAGAAATCTGCCCAGTTGTTGAAGGAGCGATTCTTCTCCGATGGAAGTGAAGATAGTTGGATAACTCCGGCCAACGCCCATCGAATCCAAGAT ATTCTCAGTGAAGCTTTCATCACTTTCCCCATAGCACAGGGAGTGCAACAACACTTGGCCCTAGATAATCCATCAAAAGCCCCGATCGATGTTCGATACTTTAACTTTTCGGGTCGCTACTCGCATTCCAAATATTTCGCAAAGAACGACGGCAATTTTGGAGTTTGTCATTCGGATGATTTGATTTACCTGTTTAGAGCTGGAGAGCTGTTCCCAGATTTTGAGTTGGATTCTGACGAGTACGCCATGGCCGAAAAGCTGGTAGAAGATTACATCCACTTCGGTTATGATGG GTTGAAATCTACCGGCTGTCAAGGAAGTACTTGCTCTATATTGGAATACGACAACTCGAAGGATTCTGCTAAACCATACAAGCTGAGCAACATTGAAGGATTCGACGAGAACATGATCAAATTCTGGACAGAATTTTACACATGTTAG